The following proteins are co-located in the Candidatus Nitrotoga sp. AM1P genome:
- a CDS encoding SpoIIAA family protein, which translates to MITIEQTSTLLNIAVLGEFTLADFKQFEEHALYLLKSPGTVNLLFDLRDMISYTVDVAWAEIKFFNREHMHDFSKIAVITDDQWITWQAWLSRMFVDADICVFTDYEQAETWVTTA; encoded by the coding sequence ATGATCACAATAGAACAAACCTCCACCCTGCTCAATATTGCTGTACTAGGCGAATTCACCTTGGCTGATTTTAAGCAATTCGAGGAACATGCACTTTACCTGCTTAAATCCCCCGGCACGGTCAATCTGTTGTTCGATCTACGTGACATGATCAGCTACACGGTCGATGTAGCATGGGCGGAAATCAAATTTTTCAATCGTGAACACATGCATGATTTCAGCAAGATTGCAGTTATTACGGATGATCAGTGGATCACATGGCAGGCTTGGCTATCGCGCATGTTCGTGGATGCGGACATATGTGTCTTTACTGACTATGAACAAGCTGAAACTTGGGTGACCACCGCTTGA
- a CDS encoding DMT family transporter — translation MGALWMLVAGFFFGCMGVFVKLGAEYFSHIELVFYRALLGLLMIYAVIRQQGLSLSTPYLKQHLWRGVSGTIALMLYFYCITVLPLATAVTLNYTAPLYFTILTMLAFKEHFRPALSTAILLGFCGVILLLHPTLAQDQLIPGLIGLISGFLAGIAYLNVKQLGLRGEPEWRVVFYFSLIAAITSGGGMLLGTMHPITTPGLFILLGLGSTATLAQLAMTRAYRTGKMLVAGSLSYSTVIFASIFGMVLWDEALPLMGWIGIGLIIAGGVLSLKLAPKHGGT, via the coding sequence ATGGGCGCATTATGGATGCTAGTCGCCGGATTCTTTTTTGGCTGCATGGGGGTGTTTGTTAAACTCGGTGCAGAATATTTTTCTCATATTGAATTGGTATTCTATCGCGCGTTACTCGGGTTATTGATGATCTACGCGGTCATCCGTCAACAAGGGTTGTCGCTGTCTACTCCTTACCTGAAGCAGCACTTGTGGCGCGGCGTTTCTGGCACCATCGCGCTGATGTTATATTTTTACTGTATCACCGTATTGCCGCTGGCCACCGCAGTAACGCTAAATTACACTGCACCACTCTATTTCACTATCCTGACCATGCTGGCCTTCAAGGAACATTTCCGTCCGGCTCTCTCCACCGCAATCCTGCTGGGGTTCTGTGGCGTCATATTGCTACTGCATCCCACGTTGGCCCAGGATCAACTCATCCCCGGTTTGATCGGGCTGATTTCCGGCTTTTTGGCCGGCATCGCCTACCTCAATGTCAAGCAGCTTGGGTTACGTGGTGAGCCGGAATGGCGGGTAGTATTCTATTTTAGTCTGATTGCGGCTATTACCAGCGGCGGCGGCATGTTGCTCGGAACTATGCACCCCATCACTACGCCTGGTTTATTCATCTTGCTCGGACTCGGCAGCACTGCCACGCTAGCACAACTAGCGATGACCCGGGCCTACCGTACCGGGAAAATGCTAGTGGCAGGTAGCTTGTCCTACAGCACGGTGATATTCGCCAGCATATTCGGCATGGTCCTGTGGGACGAGGCATTGCCATTAATGGGATGGATAGGCATAGGACTTATCATTGCAGGCGGTGTGTTAAGCTTGAAACTGGCACCCAAGCACGGCGGCACATAA
- a CDS encoding aromatic ring-hydroxylating oxygenase subunit alpha — MSEIAKIYQLTPVLTQPPLRWYFDPKILEIEQRILFDDGPGYIGHELLVPNLGDYHVLDWMDNAKMLVRNKNGVELLSNICRHRQATMLEGRGSAKNIVCPLHRWTYQLDGKLLGAPRFPQNPCRDLNKTPLQHWNGLQFAGKRNITKDLADIPALKELDFSNYQLDRVEIDEYAFNWKTFIEVYQEDYHVAPFHPGLGKFVNCDDLHWEFGDWYSVQTVGINHDLRKVGSAAYGKWQEQVLRYSNGTLPRYGAIWLTYYPNIMVEWYPNTLVVSTVIPRGVNACTNIMEFYYPEDIVLFERDFVEAEKAAYRETALEDDTICLKMHQGRKWLYQHGIEDAGPYQSPTEDGLLHFHEFLRRQLDPHLDK, encoded by the coding sequence ATGTCCGAGATCGCAAAGATCTATCAGCTCACCCCAGTTCTTACACAACCGCCCCTACGCTGGTATTTTGATCCAAAAATTTTGGAAATTGAACAGCGCATATTATTCGATGACGGCCCTGGCTATATCGGACACGAACTATTGGTACCAAACCTTGGCGATTACCATGTTCTGGATTGGATGGATAATGCCAAGATGTTGGTGCGTAATAAAAACGGAGTAGAGCTGCTCTCCAATATTTGCCGTCATCGTCAGGCCACCATGCTGGAAGGACGTGGTAGCGCGAAAAACATTGTGTGTCCGCTGCATCGCTGGACGTACCAGCTGGATGGCAAACTATTAGGTGCACCGCGCTTCCCGCAAAACCCCTGCCGGGATCTCAATAAGACTCCGTTGCAACATTGGAATGGCTTACAGTTCGCAGGTAAACGCAATATTACCAAGGATCTGGCGGATATCCCTGCGTTAAAGGAGCTGGATTTTTCCAATTATCAACTGGATCGTGTAGAGATAGATGAATATGCTTTTAATTGGAAGACTTTCATTGAGGTATATCAAGAGGACTACCATGTTGCACCGTTCCATCCCGGTCTGGGTAAATTCGTCAATTGTGACGATCTACACTGGGAATTCGGCGATTGGTATAGCGTGCAAACTGTAGGCATCAATCATGACTTGCGCAAAGTTGGAAGTGCCGCCTACGGCAAATGGCAGGAACAAGTGCTGCGATATAGTAACGGCACGCTACCTAGATACGGCGCGATCTGGCTGACCTATTACCCTAACATTATGGTTGAGTGGTACCCCAATACATTAGTGGTCAGTACTGTCATTCCGCGCGGGGTCAATGCCTGCACTAACATTATGGAGTTTTACTACCCAGAAGACATAGTGTTATTCGAGCGCGATTTTGTCGAAGCGGAAAAGGCTGCCTACCGCGAAACCGCGCTTGAGGACGATACCATCTGCCTGAAAATGCACCAGGGGCGCAAATGGCTATACCAGCATGGGATCGAAGATGCTGGACCGTATCAATCTCCGACCGAGGACGGCCTGCTGCATTTCCATGAGTTTCTGCGACGCCAGCTTGATCCGCATTTAGACAAATGA
- a CDS encoding DUF4254 domain-containing protein — MPLITSHFVTTFHDTHLANPSWSASSIIDNTDGTELWKWIINNHCNNCLLWAQEDLARRIKVSDIDIAINKRAIDRYNQARNDAIECIDEQLLIALKLVDAVSVQTDLPIVNVAKDARLNSETAGSMVDRMSILALKICAMRQQTERIEVDEAHRFMCHRKLERLKEQRSDLGACLDELLADTQAGRAYFKVYRQFKMYNDPQLNPALVAESKL; from the coding sequence ATGCCCCTGATTACCAGCCACTTTGTGACCACTTTTCACGACACTCACTTGGCTAACCCATCCTGGTCTGCATCTTCGATCATAGACAATACCGATGGGACTGAGTTATGGAAGTGGATCATTAACAATCATTGCAACAACTGTCTGCTTTGGGCGCAGGAAGATTTGGCTCGCCGTATTAAGGTCAGTGACATTGATATCGCTATTAATAAGCGCGCTATTGATCGCTACAATCAGGCCCGTAACGATGCCATCGAATGTATTGATGAACAGTTATTAATCGCCCTTAAGCTCGTGGATGCTGTCTCTGTACAAACTGATTTACCGATTGTCAACGTAGCAAAAGATGCGCGTTTGAATAGCGAGACCGCTGGTAGTATGGTGGACAGAATGTCGATTCTAGCACTGAAAATATGCGCCATGCGCCAGCAGACCGAGCGCATTGAAGTTGATGAAGCTCACCGTTTCATGTGCCATAGAAAATTGGAGCGACTGAAAGAACAGCGCAGCGACTTAGGTGCTTGCCTGGACGAGTTGCTAGCTGATACGCAGGCGGGCCGGGCATACTTCAAAGTTTATCGCCAATTCAAAATGTACAATGATCCGCAGTTGAATCCGGCGTTAGTGGCAGAAAGTAAATTGTGA
- a CDS encoding DUF5672 family protein encodes MKTEQAITITLCCVDCINHDLAIEALKKSKERGVFDRVLFLTDRDFTLPGIETVEIPPIRSRQEYSMFVLHELHHYIESDFVLLVQWDGYIINPNAWTNEFLNFDYIGAVWGHHKDGFRVGNGGFSLRSRKLLLATREIPLNEELAEDELIGRKYRPLLEEQYQVRFAPESEAEKFSFETTYPACQPFGFHGLFNMWMALAPNEVEEFIHSLPSNVTNSIQFFRLGMNYRDLRQFRFAGAVFQRILENNPEHSEARSQLAAMASPPASKSISRNETCSCGSGERYKNCCGKIAVTSIPRGATREEDIQWMLSVALKHHQLGHIVHANTIYGLILYEQPQNAVALQYSGVIAYQSGTHETALKLIEQAIQIQPLIPDFHNNLGLVYQAIRDHQRAVECYHQAIALNANYVEAYNNLGLILEATGRPAEAVTYYERAIALRPDFAQAHWNLSLALLVMGNFSRGWDEYEWRLKAPELAGEGKRFTSPLWNGEDLHGKTILLHAEQGFGDAIQFIRYAPLLALLGGYILFECKPALKRLFKEVNGIHEIILRGEPLPQHDFHCPLLSLPSRLSKAGVKAPAAVPYLFPDEGLVEDWRKRIPDTGSALKVGLMWAGSPGNKNNLNRSISLSQLDLLGTVENVVFFNLQKGAGEAQAKQPLAHLHFIGLTEDIGDFASTAALIANLDLVICVDTSVAHLAGAIGKPAWVLLPFAADWRWLLEREDSPWYPSLRLFRQRKIGDWAEVVARVREALCTMVT; translated from the coding sequence ATGAAAACTGAACAAGCTATCACTATCACGCTTTGCTGCGTGGACTGCATCAATCATGATCTTGCCATCGAGGCATTGAAAAAATCTAAAGAAAGAGGCGTCTTTGACCGCGTACTTTTCCTGACGGATCGAGATTTTACCCTTCCAGGTATTGAAACAGTAGAAATACCACCGATCCGCTCACGGCAAGAATATTCGATGTTCGTGCTACATGAATTGCATCATTATATTGAGAGTGATTTCGTTCTTCTTGTCCAGTGGGATGGCTACATCATTAACCCCAACGCATGGACGAATGAATTTCTAAACTTTGACTATATCGGTGCGGTGTGGGGTCATCACAAAGATGGATTCAGAGTGGGTAACGGTGGTTTTTCATTGCGGTCGCGTAAATTGTTACTGGCAACGCGGGAAATCCCGCTCAATGAAGAATTGGCCGAAGATGAGCTAATTGGCCGAAAATATCGCCCCCTGCTGGAGGAGCAATACCAAGTGCGGTTTGCGCCAGAATCCGAGGCAGAAAAATTTTCTTTTGAAACCACTTATCCCGCCTGCCAGCCATTCGGTTTTCACGGGTTATTCAACATGTGGATGGCCCTTGCTCCAAATGAAGTGGAAGAGTTTATCCATAGCCTGCCGTCCAATGTTACAAATTCCATCCAGTTTTTCCGGCTTGGAATGAATTACCGGGATTTGCGACAATTTCGTTTCGCTGGGGCAGTCTTTCAACGCATCCTTGAGAACAATCCTGAGCATTCAGAGGCCCGTAGTCAATTAGCGGCAATGGCAAGTCCCCCAGCTTCAAAATCGATAAGCCGAAACGAAACATGTTCGTGCGGTAGCGGTGAGCGTTACAAGAACTGCTGCGGAAAAATTGCCGTGACCTCTATACCACGTGGCGCAACCCGCGAAGAGGACATTCAATGGATGTTATCCGTTGCATTAAAGCACCATCAGTTGGGCCACATCGTTCATGCCAACACAATTTATGGCTTGATTTTATACGAACAACCGCAAAATGCCGTTGCATTGCAATATTCTGGGGTAATTGCCTATCAATCAGGCACCCACGAAACAGCCTTGAAACTGATTGAGCAAGCCATCCAGATTCAGCCTTTAATTCCAGATTTTCATAATAATCTAGGATTGGTGTATCAAGCCATCAGGGATCATCAACGGGCTGTCGAATGTTATCACCAAGCAATTGCACTGAACGCCAACTATGTCGAAGCATATAACAACCTGGGATTGATTCTTGAGGCAACAGGACGTCCTGCTGAAGCAGTTACGTATTACGAAAGAGCAATTGCCTTACGGCCTGATTTTGCTCAGGCACACTGGAATCTTTCACTGGCCTTACTCGTAATGGGTAATTTTTCGCGTGGATGGGATGAATATGAGTGGCGTCTGAAGGCGCCAGAACTGGCTGGTGAAGGAAAACGCTTTACCAGCCCGTTATGGAATGGCGAAGACCTTCACGGCAAAACAATACTTTTGCATGCGGAACAAGGTTTTGGCGATGCGATACAGTTCATTCGATATGCGCCACTGCTGGCTTTGCTTGGGGGGTACATCTTATTTGAATGCAAACCTGCGCTGAAACGTCTGTTTAAAGAAGTAAACGGAATACATGAAATCATCTTGCGAGGCGAGCCGCTACCCCAACACGATTTCCATTGCCCATTACTGAGTTTGCCATCCAGGCTCAGCAAAGCTGGGGTGAAAGCACCAGCAGCGGTCCCTTATCTTTTCCCTGATGAAGGCTTGGTTGAAGATTGGCGGAAACGCATACCGGATACCGGATCAGCATTAAAAGTCGGATTGATGTGGGCTGGAAGTCCCGGGAACAAGAACAATCTGAATCGCTCCATCTCCCTCAGCCAACTTGATTTACTGGGTACCGTAGAAAATGTGGTATTTTTTAACCTGCAAAAAGGCGCTGGAGAGGCCCAAGCTAAACAACCGCTGGCACATCTCCATTTCATCGGCTTGACGGAAGACATCGGGGATTTTGCCAGTACCGCGGCATTAATTGCCAATCTTGATCTTGTAATTTGTGTCGATACATCGGTTGCTCATCTTGCGGGGGCTATTGGCAAACCGGCATGGGTGCTATTGCCTTTTGCGGCAGACTGGCGCTGGCTGCTGGAGAGAGAAGATAGCCCGTGGTACCCGTCCCTTCGCTTGTTCCGACAACGCAAAATTGGCGACTGGGCAGAGGTCGTGGCGAGAGTGCGAGAGGCTTTGTGTACGATGGTAACGTAA
- a CDS encoding cytochrome c gives MSSPISRSFQNIFLILVAICGSVCLPALAFSQSNIGIEFKDKDQIVKILTLSDLASEVTAVSLTVFEIHEKKDQIYKAYPARVLFDKTFGKEWLKAEEIVFISMDGYQASIPVTKFTSHDAYFAFAHDDNSPFTMTNILQNNEVVQLGPLYLIWDNMKSKVLLEDGASDMPYQVKSIELTTFATRFPNLSPPAKASAEVRRGFLHFRKYCMACHMINGEGGGKAPELNYPTSVVEYIKPEYLTRWIENPSSIRHNSLMPGLAQEIPNRAKITKEIIAYLKAMSATKRSPKHQDIR, from the coding sequence ATGAGTAGCCCAATCTCAAGAAGTTTCCAAAATATTTTTCTGATTCTCGTCGCAATATGCGGCAGCGTTTGTTTACCTGCACTAGCGTTTTCACAAAGCAATATCGGTATTGAGTTCAAAGACAAAGATCAAATCGTCAAGATTTTGACTTTAAGCGATCTTGCTAGCGAAGTTACAGCAGTTTCGTTAACAGTTTTCGAGATTCACGAGAAAAAAGACCAAATCTATAAGGCTTATCCTGCCCGAGTGCTTTTTGACAAGACATTTGGTAAAGAGTGGCTGAAAGCAGAGGAGATCGTGTTCATTTCCATGGACGGATACCAAGCGAGTATTCCGGTAACAAAGTTTACCTCTCATGATGCCTATTTTGCCTTTGCTCACGACGACAACTCGCCCTTTACGATGACCAACATACTACAGAATAATGAGGTAGTACAACTCGGGCCGCTCTACTTAATCTGGGACAATATGAAATCAAAAGTGCTGCTTGAAGATGGCGCATCTGACATGCCTTACCAGGTGAAGAGTATCGAACTCACAACATTTGCGACTCGCTTTCCGAACCTTTCCCCGCCAGCCAAGGCATCCGCAGAAGTGCGGCGTGGTTTCTTGCACTTTCGTAAATATTGCATGGCATGCCATATGATTAATGGTGAAGGTGGCGGCAAGGCACCTGAACTCAATTATCCGACGAGCGTGGTCGAGTACATCAAGCCTGAATACCTGACACGCTGGATCGAGAATCCATCGAGTATCCGACATAACTCCTTGATGCCGGGACTGGCACAAGAAATCCCCAATCGAGCGAAAATCACAAAAGAAATCATCGCCTATCTCAAGGCAATGAGCGCAACGAAACGTAGCCCAAAACATCAAGACATCCGCTGA
- a CDS encoding BON domain-containing protein — MKIKIATICFMVGILVIPRIGFTADPKMDQPDPTTIVKESDITSKIKARLNADRHLGKFKSIKVDTDNNGVVWLSGTAHLLSEEEKAIEIARGTEGVVIVHSNIKIKNRHPISD; from the coding sequence ATGAAAATCAAAATTGCGACAATTTGTTTTATGGTCGGTATATTGGTTATACCCCGTATAGGTTTCACTGCCGATCCAAAAATGGATCAGCCAGACCCCACGACAATAGTCAAGGAGTCGGATATAACAAGTAAAATAAAAGCCCGACTGAACGCTGATAGACATTTAGGCAAATTCAAGAGTATTAAAGTTGATACAGATAACAATGGCGTTGTTTGGTTGAGCGGTACTGCTCACCTTTTATCAGAAGAGGAAAAAGCGATTGAAATTGCTCGGGGTACTGAAGGGGTGGTTATAGTCCATAGCAACATCAAAATCAAGAATAGACATCCGATAAGCGATTGA
- the xerD gene encoding site-specific tyrosine recombinase XerD produces MNNTDILDEFCDCLWLEDGLSRNTLESYRRDLCKFIFWMEKQHHSSLLEATHADVQGFLAYLVVKQKAKATSTSRAISSLKRLFRYLLRQSKIDTDPTLQIATPKLPRNLPKTLTEQDVDMLLQAPDTDAPLGMRDRTMLEVLYASGLRVSELISLSIAQISLDMGVVRVMGKGNKERLVPLGEEALDWVRRYLIDARPVLLGDKLNAAMFVTQRGTAMTRQMFWYLIKRHAKRGGLHKPLSPHTLRHAFATHLLNHGADLRVVQLLLGHADISTTQIYTHVARERLKQLHAQHHPRG; encoded by the coding sequence ATGAACAACACTGACATCCTGGATGAATTCTGCGATTGCTTATGGCTGGAAGATGGCTTGTCGCGAAATACACTGGAAAGCTACAGACGCGATCTATGCAAATTTATTTTCTGGATGGAAAAACAACATCACTCCTCCTTGCTAGAGGCCACACACGCTGACGTTCAAGGCTTTCTCGCTTATTTGGTCGTCAAACAAAAAGCTAAAGCCACCAGTACCAGCCGTGCCATATCAAGCCTCAAACGCCTGTTCCGTTACCTGTTACGTCAGAGCAAAATAGACACTGATCCCACCCTGCAAATTGCCACCCCCAAGCTGCCACGTAACCTGCCAAAAACACTCACCGAGCAGGATGTGGATATGCTGCTGCAAGCGCCTGATACGGATGCACCTCTGGGCATGCGTGATCGCACTATGCTGGAAGTGCTATATGCCAGCGGCCTGCGCGTGTCTGAGTTGATCAGCTTGAGCATTGCACAAATCAGCCTCGACATGGGCGTAGTGCGCGTGATGGGTAAGGGTAATAAAGAACGTCTGGTACCGTTGGGAGAGGAAGCGCTGGACTGGGTGCGCCGCTATCTGATTGATGCCCGTCCCGTCTTGCTGGGCGATAAATTAAATGCAGCGATGTTCGTAACTCAGCGTGGTACAGCGATGACGCGGCAGATGTTCTGGTATCTCATCAAACGCCATGCAAAGCGCGGCGGCCTACACAAACCACTGTCACCGCATACCTTGCGACATGCCTTCGCCACCCATTTGCTTAACCACGGAGCTGATCTGCGCGTAGTGCAACTGCTGCTTGGTCATGCCGATATTTCTACCACACAGATTTACACGCATGTTGCACGCGAACGGTTGAAACAACTGCACGCACAACATCATCCGAGGGGGTGA
- a CDS encoding methylated-DNA--[protein]-cysteine S-methyltransferase, producing the protein MNYQAKLPTPFGMLGICCEADTLTGINFLESDATLQLPSQAFAREVCRQLQAYFIDPNFHFNLSLKLNGTAHQTKVWRAISAIPPGKTRNYGDLATLLASSPRAVGQACGSNPIPIVIPCHRVVSKSGIGGFIHQRGGNALDIKRWLLAYEKQSN; encoded by the coding sequence ATGAATTATCAGGCAAAGCTACCTACACCATTTGGTATGCTGGGTATCTGCTGTGAGGCGGATACGCTAACTGGTATCAACTTTCTGGAGTCAGATGCCACGCTACAATTGCCTAGCCAAGCGTTTGCTCGAGAGGTGTGCAGACAATTGCAGGCCTATTTTATTGATCCAAATTTTCATTTTAATCTTTCTCTCAAGCTAAACGGCACTGCCCACCAAACAAAAGTGTGGCGGGCAATATCTGCTATTCCACCCGGGAAAACACGTAATTATGGCGATCTCGCCACGTTGCTAGCTTCTAGCCCGCGTGCTGTTGGTCAAGCGTGCGGGTCAAATCCCATTCCCATTGTCATCCCCTGTCATCGCGTGGTAAGTAAATCTGGTATCGGCGGTTTCATACATCAGCGCGGGGGAAATGCGCTGGATATCAAACGCTGGTTGCTGGCATATGAAAAACAATCGAACTAG